Proteins co-encoded in one Nicotiana sylvestris chromosome 7, ASM39365v2, whole genome shotgun sequence genomic window:
- the LOC138873772 gene encoding uncharacterized protein, with product MTTSHALSLPTYFEEAIKEANALRMPDPSKVLEEDPFQSCFAGVEDTIDLNDASTIFEEAQHLLCRDIIKFRAELSQCEAEHRKVSGKEKALRLFCSRKEEELKDLRAELAKARKNESELDEQIIVILTEYGFLGLTSEANTLISQLRQKLEMIGQLRGEVDQVKADCHRWKESMDQLAADKEAGQAQAKKIEELEAELARARAEVVQAKAEAEKTKAAANKSIAIYLKDAVTIQAELREASVREKRSNDLSMCQARRETLEEIHARGFDLAEEIAEAKARETDARFHVSFDDKEVTSGSGDEKGEEDVPEGEEAPEDRADECAVLEDGTPGDMTSKIDQEDVPSSSSRSSKGKAIMPPRVRECVPGSFEMTSDFKTEKPSSKPGRYERVSQYVSSIAKKGSRGGPLIRKALLGEADTMKPAKEKKRCRKSPTRSPKSKKAKVEEPKADSATLILEIIGSP from the exons ATGACAACAAGTCACGCTCTTTCTTTGCCAACTTATTTTGAGGAGGCAATCAAAGAAGCTAACGCTCTGCGTATGCCCGATCCGAGCAAGGTCCTCGAAGAAGATCCCTTTCAGAGTTGCTTTGCTGGGGTCGAGGATACTATTGACCTCAATGATGCGTCCACCATTTTTGAAGAGGCTCAACATCTCCTGTGTCGG GACATCATTAAGTTTAGAGCTGAGTTGAGCCAATGTGAGGCCGAGCATAGGAAAGTTTCGGGTAAAGAGAAGGCCCTGAGGCTCTTCTGTAGCCGAAAGGAAGAGGAGCTTAAGGACCTCCGGGCTGAATTGGCCAAAGCTCGGAAAAATGAGTCCGAGCTAGATGAGCAGATAATTGTGATTTTAACAGAGTATGGCTTTCTTGGCCTTACTTCGGAGGCTAACACTTTGATATCTCAGTTGCGGCAAAAGTTAGAGATGATTGGGCAGCTCCGAGGCGAGGTTGATCAAGTTAAAGCCGATTGCCATCGATGGAAAGAGAGCATGGATCAGCTCGCTGCCGATAAGGAAGCT GGTCAAGCCCAGGCTAAGAAAATTGAGGAGTTAGAGGCAGAGCTCGCTAGAGCCCGAGCCGAAGTTGTTCAGGCTAAGGCTGAAGCTGAGAAGACGAAGGCTGCAGCTAATAAATCCATTGCCATATACTTAAAGGACGCTGTGACCATTCAAGCAGAGTTGAGGGAGGCCTCCGTCCGGGAAAAAAGGAGCAATGATTTGTCCATGTGCCAAGCCCGTAGGGAGACTCTCGAAGAAATCCATGCCCGAGGGTTCGACCTTGCTGAGGAGATAGCCGAGGCAAAGGCGCGGGAAACCGATGCCAGGTTTCATGTCTCTTTCGATGATAAGGAGGTAACGAGTGGCTCGGGGGACGAGAAAGGTGAAGAAGATGTTCCTGAGGGAGAGGAGGCTCCCGAAGATAGAGCTGACGAATGTGCAGTTCTTGAGGATGGCACTCCCGGGGATATGACCTCGAAAATAGATCag GAAGATGTGCCTTCTTCATCCTCGCGCTCGTCTAAGGGTAAAGCAATAATGCCTCCTCGCGTCAGGGAATGCGTTCCAGGATCCTTTGAAATGACTTCTGATTTTAAGACCGAAAAACCTTCTTCAAAGCCAGGACGATACGAACGTGTGTCCCAATATGTTAGTTCAATAGCAAAGAAAGG GTCTAGGGGAGGTCCCCTTATAAGGAAAGCACTACTTGGTGAAGCGGATACAATGAAACCCGCCAAAGAGAAGAAAAGGTGTAGGAAGTCGCCGACTCGTTCTCcgaaatccaagaaagccaaagTGGAAGAACCTAAGGCTGACTCGGCAACCTTAATTCTAGAAATTATTGGGAGTCCATGA